The Argentina anserina chromosome 5, drPotAnse1.1, whole genome shotgun sequence genome includes the window GTTTCATAAATGTTAAAATCTAAAaagaatttaattagaattcaGATGGAGGGAAAGTTTGTAGCAGTGATGTGAAAAAACTTATGCCAATTTATGTTATGGTCAATATTGCAAGATGTCCTATGCACACTTCAGTAGCTTGTCTTTTATTGAATGTAACATTTTTCTTGATTGTCTGCTCCACTTTATAGGTTGTGGGATGTCTAATTGAGCATGATAACATGGTTCTACTTTGCAAATGGGACATTCAACCATCATATGGTCTCTGGTATGTGTTTTAACGTATAAACTAATTATTTTGCAAGGGCCAACTGATTTAGGCATTTTTGTAATAGGATCTATATCTAAGCAACCTGGGGTATTAGCAATATGTTGTTATAATGTCTGCACCATCTCGTAGTTGAGGTTTATCATAATAGTTATTGATGGTTATTGTCATTTAGGACTCTACCAGCAGGTTACCTAGAAATTGGGGAATCAACTGCAGAAGGAGCAATTAGGGAAACCTGGGAAGAAGCATGCGCTGAAGTTGAAGTTGTATCACCTTTTGCACAAAGGTAACTATGCATTTGTGTTTCTTTGAGCAAACTTACGTAATTTTCTTAGCAAGGCTGAAGAACGGCCAGTTTTCACCAGTTCCAGAATCATTAGAATGCCGATTGTTTGCACTTTGATATACCATTTGAGTCTGTCATTATTATCAATGGTAGTTACTTCAAAATTGGTATGGTTTTCTTTCAAGTGCTGTGATCTACAACATTTTTTCAATTACTAGACATTATTTTCTGTCATAGTGATTGTATTATTTACTatcttaatatttttattattttctaatgTAGAGTTTGCAATTTAGTCCCTACCCAATAGGAGGGAGCCAAAAGTAATAAAGTAAAGTTAAGCAATGAGGACATATAGCTAAAATGTCCATAGTTGGTgaaatgtatttgtacatatatatgatatttgTACTCTACTTGAGAGTATGAAAAATTATGAGACCCACTTATATTTGAGGACACATAGATTAAATGTCTAAGTTAGCAATAGAAACACTAGTAAAAGGCTAAGTGTCCCTATAGCTCAATAAAAACTTATATATGTCCCTATAAATACAAGGAGGACATATAACAATTGTCCCTTCAGCCCTTATTTCTTGTAGTGAGGCCAGTTTGGTTTTTCTACAAACTAATGAAGCTAGATCAACTATTCCTACTATATACTGGTCTAGCACGTCTGCACCTTAGAAGACTCATACAGCTGTATCACTCGATCAAGTAAGAGCTTAATCTCAGTAAACTAGGGTCCTTTTTATACCCTGATTTGAGCGCAAAGGCCGACCCAAGCTCAAACCACCTCTTTGCGTCTAAACTAGGATGAGCAGGTCTCCACGCCTGCAACTCGACCACCATCTGAATTCGAAATTGCCTCTTGGATTCTCTACCGGCCGccacatatatatgaaatagACCACACGGCCGGATAATCCACCCCTCAAGACAAGCCCGACCTCATCTGAGGAGCCACCACTATTCAACAAACTGCAGACGCAACCAAGGCGAGCATTGATCCTAGATCTCCGACCGAAACCCGAAAGCCAAATTCCACTGCACCTTGGATATGGTTTGAAACCTTTTTAAACTTTGAAAACATGAATTTGCACTGTAAAACCAGACCAATCTCATTTCTATCCCACCTCCCTATATATCCTTCAGACTCACAGTTCACACCCGGGCCCAGACACCGTCATGACCTCTTACTAAGACTAAATTGTGTTTTCGCCGAAGGCGACCTTCCACCCTCCCTTTCTAGTCTATGGCTCAAAACCGTAGGGGACAGCGACACTATCTTGAAATTGGAGGGTAATAAAATATAGTTTGGTATCTTTACAAATGACAAGCCGGAACTCACACCGCTTCAATCAGACCAACAAAAACCACTAAATCGAAGCGTACGTTCAGTCGTTCATGATCCAAAACTACTCAAACCGAAGCAAATCGCATCACAAATTCACAGTAAATCATCTACACTAATTCGTTCAGATCAAAACACAGTTTTACCCGATTCTCAAACTTTACAGTATCACAGCAAAGTTACAATTCAGCATCCAAAGCAAAAATGAACTCAAAGATACAAAACGAAGACGAAAATTTCCAATTAAGTTGAAGAGAGGATAAGAATTACTCACAAATATTCCGATAATGCAAAAAACGAAGTAGCTGTGATTTTTCAGCTGCAAAAAATTGGGCTCTGGACTGTGAATGTGTGTAGCGAATGAGACTGAGAGAGAGCGCTGTGAGTCtttggctatatatatataggcggGTGAGAGAGACGCTTCTGTCAAGTAATGTAGCACCGACACGACGCACCGATATGATAAATTTATAAAACTTAAATATCTTAACACAGCGTCgacaatttatatataaattataaaacacaaaaaataatgttaaattatagTTTTAAGTTCATTTTATTACATAacaatttaaaatttttttaaggaaataagaaaaagaaaatgatggagttgaaaaaaaacttaagttttttatatttaatctttattttttctatttttttatctAAAATAATGACGTGGCGTGTTTCGGAATTATAATGTAGTGTGTCGGTCAAAGTATCGAAAAAGTTAATATTTTCAACACGTCACGTGGCGTGTTGGACACTGTGTCGGAAAGTGTCGGACACTTTGGCACTCCAGCCTTAgaagtgtcggtgctacatacTCAACTGCTTCTTACAGCGGTCAATCATAAGTCCACGATAGTCATTGGAAGAGTATGTGTGTAACGGTGATTGTGAGAGCACGTGTCGAGGTTTTTAGGAAGGTGAGTACTTGGCGCTGTGGAAGATATGCACGTCCCCTCACTGTGAGTTAAGGAAAATTGGAGAGGCGCACGTGGAGCAATTTTTTAGAATTGCCACTCAAGTTAGAAATGTCCATGCGTCTGGGTGGTATAATTTTTTAGAAGTGTTTATTGTTGAATAAGAGGTTATGCAACATGTTAAGCGGCAAGTGAAACAGATTTGACAGGTTCAACCACAATCAACTAGTGAGTATCGTTGAGACATAACCACCTAAATAAACCGTTCCAAGTACAAAATCTAAAGTTGAAATATATAAACCTCAAATAGAATATAGTCTCACTACACACAAtcattttgtgttttgttttttgttttttttttcaaaatgataGAAGTAGCGGGGATATAGAAGTTACTGTATATAACTTAtattcactattttttttcttttttatttacatttatcaTTTTAATAATTACTATTACATCATTCATATATTAAAAGCTTATTTAAATTAACGTATAGTCTATGGTTAATACTGCATTTTCACACAGATTATGGATGACAAAACTTGTTTGTTTTATAAATAGTATAGATAATGTTATACATGGCTTATGATAAAGAGTCTGGTTCAAGGGGCACTATATTTTACATAACTTCTTACACATGTTATGGGTCGATCATTAGATTTAAATACATTCAAAGGTCTAGATTTGATCTCTTGTGTCAACACACCATAATATGATATGGATAGGACGTAGAATTATATTTATCTTTAAtgaaacatataattaaacttttaaacaaaaaaacataacaataAATTGTAACACAATCAGGAAAAAAACATCCAATATATAAGAACTGCAACCTTTGCCAAAAACAATAATaactaaaaaaaagaatatgaCTGCATTTGTGCTTATGAGATGCAGCTTCTCAAGATTCTTCGTTGAAAacagttttattttattttatataaaaaatttagGTGAGAGCTTGGTTATACTATATCACCATTGTTAGGGCAAAACTACAACTTCAACACTGAATTACTTACAATAGACATGTACTTGTCACACAACCATTAATTTTCGCATGAGAATTTACAGATCGCGAACCAACGAGACATGTTGGAAAACAATTCCATTTGCAATATTGTATAATTGacaaattgaaatcaaaatgATCGATTCCAAATGATGAGTGTATAATTGATACACGGATGATATCAATTGAGGCATAAAATTGATATGTGGATGATTGCTATGGGGACTTAGGAGGACCAACTGCTTTTGCTCTGTTCTGTAGAAAGGTTCGTACCATTTCTAAATCTGTTATCCCATTTATCCGAGAGGTATTTTAGTTTAATTAATATAGAAACGAGATGCTAGCATATATGAACAGCATGTTCTTTCTCATAGTTGTGACTGCATGCATGGATATGATGTGAGTTTAgagatatttttttcattaaattatatagaaaatttgaaaattctatagatatatagaaattcttattctcgtttttttttcactttatGTAAATTAAGGAATGCTTCATTGCTCTCATTGCGTTTGAGTTGGATTGCTTGACGGTGGTGAATGCAGTCTGCAACGGAGATGAGGACAACTCTTCCTTCTTAGTTTACTTTCAGCTTTGTTTACTCATGTGTATTGTGATGTCAGTACTGTAGCTCATAAGTTAgctcagtttttttttatacataAGTAAATTAGCTCAGTTGGTCAGGTCCCCAGCTGACAttgtaggtcttctaacttgATTTGGTTTCTATAATATTTTGTCCATcctaaaggaaaaaaaattggttcACATCAGAtttagagagaaaaaaaaactgatttatctataaaaatatatatattatatatattaatttacagttttttgaagagttgttAGAGATGCTGTTATAAATAGTCATATAAAGAATGCATGCAAAACCTTTTTTTCCGTTACAAAACTAGAAAGATCGATACGCTAGTAAGTCTTCActcttttgaaaaaaaaggaTATATATAGCTATAGGCCTATAGCCTCTCTTTTTGCCAACTAAATTTATGCAATATCTATCTTTGGAGAGTCCCTTTCGCCTTCAATATGTAGGTGGTTGTGAATATGAGCGGAGACTCCCCACCCAATTATGGGAGAATAGATAGGCTGATTACTCCACCAACAAAAAATGTACATTTGGAGAGAGGCAAATTCTTCCATTCATACCACGCTTCGATCGACAGTTCACTTAACATTGATGTGAATCATTAACAACATGGTCATAAAGAGAGACGGGTCCGGGTCATTCTAAAATTGTTGCCATGTGTATTATGA containing:
- the LOC126795994 gene encoding nudix hydrolase 23, chloroplastic-like, yielding MVLLVIRNTFLHIFRPIIHHDIPNNIPIDPQKITYVGFTTLSVVGCLIEHDNMVLLCKWDIQPSYGLWTLPAGYLEIGESTAEGAIRETWEEACAEVEVVSPFAQR